Proteins from a genomic interval of Rhodothermus marinus:
- a CDS encoding sigma-70 family RNA polymerase sigma factor — protein sequence MYVPRQQRMLDQYLQEIGKIPLLTPEEEVELARRIKQGDEEALHKLTRANLRFVVSVAKKYQGQGLSLADLINEGNYGLIKAAQRFDETRGFKFISYAVWWIRQAILQALAEQSRVVRLPLNRIGTISKIRKVSARLAQEHERAPSAEELAEELNIDVEKIREALQHTGRALSMDAPFTDDDDNSLLDVLPNEEDTSPDEGLMEESLKIDIERALSTLHPREAEIIRLYFGIGREHPLTLEEIGQRFGLTRERVRQIKEKALRKLRQKHRREELQIHVG from the coding sequence ATGTACGTCCCGCGCCAGCAACGCATGCTGGATCAGTACCTCCAGGAGATCGGGAAAATCCCGTTATTGACGCCCGAGGAGGAGGTCGAACTGGCACGGCGCATCAAGCAGGGCGACGAAGAAGCGTTGCACAAGCTCACCCGTGCCAACCTGCGCTTCGTCGTCTCCGTCGCCAAGAAGTACCAGGGACAGGGCCTGAGCCTGGCCGACCTGATCAACGAGGGCAACTACGGCCTGATCAAGGCGGCCCAGCGCTTCGACGAGACGCGCGGCTTCAAGTTCATTTCCTACGCGGTCTGGTGGATTCGCCAGGCCATCCTGCAAGCCCTGGCCGAGCAGAGCCGCGTGGTGCGCCTGCCGCTGAACCGCATCGGCACGATCTCCAAGATCCGCAAGGTCAGCGCGCGGCTGGCGCAGGAACATGAGCGCGCCCCCAGCGCCGAAGAGCTCGCCGAAGAGCTCAACATCGACGTCGAAAAAATCCGCGAGGCGCTGCAGCACACGGGCCGTGCCCTTTCAATGGACGCGCCCTTCACCGACGACGACGACAACAGCCTGCTCGACGTCCTGCCCAACGAGGAAGACACCTCGCCGGACGAAGGGCTCATGGAGGAGTCGCTCAAGATCGACATCGAGCGGGCTCTTTCCACGCTGCATCCGCGCGAGGCCGAAATCATCCGCCTGTATTTCGGCATCGGCCGCGAGCATCCGCTCACGCTGGAAGAAATCGGCCAGCGTTTCGGCCTGACGCGCGAGCGGGTGCGTCAGATCAAGGAAAAGGCGCTCCGCAAACTCCGCCAGAAACACCGCCGCGAAGAGCTGCAGATTCACGTGGGCTGA
- the folP gene encoding dihydropteroate synthase, with translation MWQPEAFDTNRFVLNCRGRLLDCRPGLPGGAHVMGILNVTPDSFWDGGRYQTVDAALKRVETMLEEGAAIIDVGGESTRPRGRAYGRGAEPVSPDEERRRVLPVIEAIAQRFPEAIISVDTYKPEVARDALEAGAHLINDQTGLRLYPEMAEVAARYGAPLVLMHSVGRPGEMPHELHYDDVVAEVRQSLAASIARAHAAGVRQVVLDPGFGFGKTAAENLQLINNVDVLLSLGYPVLVGVSRKSTIGQVLGTPERPVPPEGRLYGTLGVTAVAVLRGATLVRAHDVRSTVEMLRLLAATLAQPRTELHAV, from the coding sequence ATGTGGCAACCTGAAGCCTTCGATACGAACCGATTCGTGCTGAACTGCCGGGGGCGGCTGCTGGACTGTCGGCCCGGCCTGCCCGGCGGGGCGCATGTGATGGGCATTCTGAACGTGACGCCCGACTCGTTCTGGGACGGCGGCCGGTATCAGACGGTGGATGCCGCCCTGAAACGGGTGGAAACCATGCTCGAAGAAGGGGCGGCGATCATCGATGTGGGGGGTGAATCGACACGGCCGCGCGGGCGCGCCTACGGCCGGGGTGCCGAGCCGGTCTCGCCCGACGAAGAGCGGCGGCGCGTGCTTCCGGTGATCGAGGCGATCGCGCAGCGTTTTCCCGAGGCGATCATTTCGGTCGATACTTACAAGCCCGAGGTGGCGCGTGATGCGCTGGAAGCCGGTGCGCACCTGATCAACGATCAGACCGGGCTTCGGCTCTATCCGGAGATGGCCGAGGTGGCCGCCCGCTACGGCGCGCCGCTTGTGCTCATGCACTCGGTGGGGCGTCCGGGCGAGATGCCGCACGAGTTGCACTACGACGACGTGGTGGCCGAAGTTCGGCAATCGCTGGCCGCGTCGATTGCCCGAGCCCACGCCGCCGGCGTGCGTCAGGTGGTGCTCGATCCGGGCTTTGGCTTCGGCAAGACGGCGGCCGAAAACCTGCAGTTGATCAACAACGTCGATGTGCTCCTGAGTCTGGGCTATCCTGTGCTGGTGGGCGTCTCCCGCAAAAGCACGATCGGTCAGGTGCTGGGCACGCCCGAGCGGCCTGTCCCGCCCGAGGGGCGGCTCTACGGGACGCTGGGTGTGACGGCTGTGGCCGTGCTGCGCGGGGCCACGCTGGTGCGGGCGCACGACGTCCGGTCCACCGTCGAAATGCTGCGGCTGCTGGCGGCCACGCTGGCGCAACCGCGTACTGAACTGCACGCCGTCTGA
- a CDS encoding GH3 family domain-containing protein, which yields MSLARLLPRLLLRRHRRFLQDPAGTQARLLRRLLERAAHTEWGRRYGFAELARARDVVRAYQARVPLHTYDDFRDDVARMRRGEADICWPGRIRHFAVSSGTASEGTLTPVSREMLRADRRFSIEVGLNYLLQSGRPDFLKGRHLTLPGRADEDPRHPGTWAGEISGLVARYAPWYVRLCYQAVPDRVLMLPNWEEKLRAIARHTVQQDIRLVVMAPTWGLVLFKLLLEEASRQRGRPVATVREVWPNLQVFISGGVALSSYRTLLEELIGEPAPDFVETYGASEGFFAFQSTLDDPAMLLHLDNGIFYEFVPLEARHRPDPPRHTIATVEPGVRYALYVTTCSGLWSYAMRDVVRFTQTDPPKLVVAGRTGEMLDLYGEAVFGDEARAALEEACRQTGARVRDYHIAPRPATRDRLPTHQWLIEFEQPPADLSAFAAAIDAHLQRINRHYQIRREARAFDRPEIVALPAGAFLEWMRRHRKRLSGQSKIPRMRPDRHLADALLGQCANFASSAETLPDSSA from the coding sequence ATGTCGCTGGCCCGCCTTCTACCTCGCCTGCTGCTACGCCGTCACCGTCGTTTCCTGCAGGATCCGGCGGGCACGCAGGCCCGACTGCTGCGCCGCCTGCTCGAGCGGGCCGCTCACACCGAATGGGGACGGCGTTACGGCTTTGCCGAACTGGCCCGCGCCCGCGACGTGGTCCGCGCCTATCAGGCACGCGTGCCGCTGCATACCTACGACGACTTTCGGGACGATGTGGCCCGCATGCGGCGCGGCGAAGCGGACATCTGCTGGCCGGGACGCATCCGTCACTTTGCCGTCTCCAGCGGCACCGCCTCCGAGGGCACGCTCACCCCCGTCAGCCGCGAAATGCTCCGGGCCGATCGTCGCTTCAGCATCGAGGTGGGCCTGAACTACCTGCTGCAGTCCGGCCGCCCGGACTTCCTCAAAGGACGTCATCTGACGCTGCCGGGCCGCGCCGACGAAGACCCGCGCCATCCGGGCACCTGGGCTGGCGAGATCAGCGGACTGGTGGCGCGCTATGCGCCATGGTACGTGCGCCTGTGCTACCAGGCCGTGCCCGACCGGGTGCTGATGCTGCCCAACTGGGAAGAAAAGTTGCGGGCCATCGCCCGGCACACCGTGCAGCAGGACATCCGCCTGGTGGTCATGGCGCCCACCTGGGGGCTGGTCCTTTTCAAACTGCTGCTCGAAGAAGCGAGCCGGCAACGGGGCCGTCCGGTGGCGACCGTCCGCGAGGTCTGGCCCAACCTGCAGGTGTTCATTTCGGGCGGCGTGGCGCTCAGCTCCTACCGCACGCTGCTGGAGGAACTGATCGGCGAGCCCGCGCCGGACTTCGTCGAGACCTACGGCGCCTCGGAAGGCTTCTTTGCCTTTCAGTCGACGCTCGACGATCCGGCCATGCTGCTGCACCTGGACAACGGGATCTTCTACGAATTCGTCCCGCTGGAAGCACGCCACCGGCCCGATCCGCCCCGCCACACGATCGCGACCGTCGAGCCCGGCGTGCGCTACGCGCTCTACGTGACCACGTGCAGCGGGCTCTGGAGCTACGCCATGCGCGACGTGGTGCGCTTTACACAGACCGATCCGCCCAAGCTGGTGGTGGCCGGACGCACCGGCGAAATGCTCGATCTGTACGGCGAGGCCGTTTTCGGCGACGAAGCCCGCGCCGCCCTCGAAGAAGCCTGCCGACAGACCGGCGCCCGCGTGCGCGACTACCACATCGCTCCGCGCCCGGCCACGCGCGACCGGCTCCCGACGCACCAGTGGCTGATCGAGTTCGAGCAACCGCCCGCCGACCTGTCGGCCTTTGCGGCGGCCATCGACGCCCACCTGCAACGCATCAACCGACACTACCAGATTCGTCGCGAGGCCCGGGCGTTCGACCGGCCGGAAATCGTCGCACTGCCCGCCGGCGCCTTCCTCGAATGGATGCGGCGGCATCGGAAGCGGCTCAGCGGCCAGAGCAAGATCCCGCGCATGCGGCCGGATCGGCATCTGGCCGATGCGCTTCTGGGGCAATGTGCGAATTTTGCGTCTTCGGCGGAAACCTTGCCGGATTCTTCCGCATAA
- a CDS encoding shikimate dehydrogenase — protein sequence MAPGTDVSIRATTRPVALLGDPVAHSFSPLIHNTGFRTQGLDYVYLACRVPKDALPEAIAGLRALGFAGANVTIPHKETVRPLLDRRTPRAEAIGAVNTIVCRADGSGAVALIGDNTDVEGFLEPLQPLADRLTGAEMVVLGAGGAARAVVYALLTEFRPTRLTIVARTPARGEALAADFATYDTHGALQVAAPDQAAPAIRSARLIVNATPVGMHPHVAASPWPHAEDFGPEQIVYDLVYNPVRTRLLREAATRGATPIDGLTMLIGQAAAAYRQWTGHELPREAVQAALKPLFQD from the coding sequence ATGGCACCGGGCACCGACGTTTCGATCCGGGCAACCACACGCCCTGTGGCCCTGCTGGGCGATCCGGTGGCGCATTCCTTCTCGCCGCTCATTCATAACACGGGATTTCGAACGCAGGGCCTGGACTACGTCTACCTGGCCTGCCGCGTCCCTAAAGACGCTCTGCCCGAAGCGATCGCGGGCCTGCGGGCGCTCGGCTTCGCCGGGGCCAACGTGACGATCCCGCACAAAGAAACCGTGCGGCCGCTGCTGGATCGGCGCACGCCCCGGGCCGAGGCCATCGGCGCCGTCAACACGATCGTCTGCCGCGCGGACGGCTCGGGTGCCGTGGCGCTCATCGGCGACAACACGGACGTGGAAGGCTTTCTGGAGCCGTTGCAGCCACTGGCCGATCGCCTGACGGGTGCGGAGATGGTGGTGCTGGGCGCCGGTGGCGCAGCGCGGGCCGTGGTGTATGCACTGCTCACGGAATTCCGACCGACGCGGCTGACGATCGTTGCGCGCACGCCCGCACGGGGCGAAGCGCTGGCCGCCGACTTTGCCACGTACGACACGCATGGGGCGTTGCAGGTGGCGGCTCCGGACCAGGCGGCACCGGCCATCCGAAGCGCCCGCCTGATCGTCAACGCCACGCCGGTGGGGATGCATCCGCACGTCGCGGCCTCGCCCTGGCCCCACGCCGAAGACTTCGGCCCCGAGCAGATCGTCTACGACCTCGTGTACAATCCCGTGCGGACCCGCCTGCTGCGCGAGGCGGCCACGCGGGGTGCCACCCCGATCGACGGGCTGACCATGCTCATCGGACAGGCGGCGGCCGCCTACCGTCAGTGGACCGGCCATGAACTTCCCCGCGAGGCGGTGCAGGCCGCCCTGAAGCCCCTGTTTCAGGACTGA
- a CDS encoding OmpA/MotB family protein → MKPRSYGVLLLCGLLVGGCATQRALVEQQAAHIAQLQDSLAVLRDSLAFYDYIDSGRYDQDMRSLRETVDRLRYELAVCRDGGLRVAVELADDLFAPASATLTERGRRRLDALAERLARFPEHRFRIEGYTDNVPIGDRLKERFPSNWELAAARAAAVARYFIEAHGLDPERFEVVSYGPTRPIGPNDTPEGRRLNRRVVIRAIPPLEEAP, encoded by the coding sequence ATGAAGCCTCGTAGCTACGGCGTCCTGCTCCTCTGCGGCCTGCTGGTGGGCGGTTGTGCCACGCAACGGGCGCTGGTGGAGCAGCAGGCGGCCCATATCGCGCAACTACAGGATTCGCTGGCCGTACTGCGCGACTCGCTCGCCTTCTACGACTACATCGACTCGGGCCGCTACGACCAGGACATGCGCTCGCTCCGCGAAACGGTGGACCGGCTGCGCTACGAGCTGGCCGTCTGCCGAGACGGCGGCCTGCGCGTGGCCGTCGAGCTGGCCGATGATCTGTTCGCACCCGCCAGTGCCACGCTGACCGAGCGGGGACGCCGGCGTCTGGACGCGCTGGCCGAGCGGCTTGCCCGCTTTCCGGAGCACCGCTTCCGCATCGAAGGCTATACGGACAACGTACCCATCGGCGATCGCCTGAAGGAACGCTTCCCGAGCAACTGGGAGCTGGCGGCCGCGCGGGCTGCCGCCGTGGCCCGGTATTTCATCGAAGCGCACGGTCTCGATCCCGAACGCTTCGAGGTGGTTTCTTACGGTCCCACCCGTCCGATCGGCCCGAACGACACGCCCGAAGGCCGCCGACTCAATCGCCGCGTGGTCATCCGGGCGATTCCTCCGCTCGAAGAGGCGCCGTAG
- the pgeF gene encoding peptidoglycan editing factor PgeF, whose protein sequence is MGDIRSTIQTTEAVRWLRPTFAEEFPELIAGFSLRHGGVSAPPFATLNLGLSTGDRPEHVLENRRRLAEAVGFDVERLALAGQVHGAKVRVVEAPGLYPGYDGLVTAAADLVLGITAADCAAVLLCDPQRRVLGACHAGWRGVVGGIVATTIAAMRELGAQPEALHVYVSPCIGPAHFEVGEEVAARFEPEVVRRRPEWPRPHVDLKQAIVRRLVQEGVPETQIEVAPHDTAACTADFFSYRAEGGRTGRMLGFIGRRA, encoded by the coding sequence ATGGGAGATATACGATCGACCATTCAGACCACCGAAGCGGTTCGCTGGCTTCGGCCGACTTTTGCGGAAGAGTTCCCCGAGCTGATCGCGGGCTTCAGCCTGCGTCACGGCGGGGTCAGCGCACCGCCGTTCGCCACGCTGAACCTCGGGCTCAGCACAGGCGACCGGCCGGAGCACGTGCTGGAAAATCGCCGACGACTGGCCGAGGCCGTGGGCTTCGACGTGGAGCGGCTGGCGCTGGCCGGCCAGGTGCACGGGGCGAAGGTGCGTGTGGTGGAGGCGCCGGGCCTGTATCCAGGTTACGACGGGCTGGTGACGGCGGCCGCCGATCTGGTGCTGGGTATCACGGCCGCCGATTGTGCCGCCGTGCTGCTGTGCGACCCGCAGCGTCGGGTGCTGGGTGCCTGCCATGCCGGCTGGCGGGGGGTGGTCGGCGGCATCGTGGCGACGACCATCGCGGCCATGCGGGAGCTGGGTGCGCAGCCGGAGGCGCTCCACGTGTACGTGAGCCCCTGTATCGGGCCGGCGCATTTCGAGGTCGGCGAAGAGGTGGCCGCCCGGTTCGAGCCCGAGGTGGTACGCCGGCGGCCGGAGTGGCCCCGCCCGCACGTCGATCTGAAGCAGGCCATCGTGCGGCGGCTGGTGCAGGAAGGCGTTCCGGAGACGCAGATCGAAGTGGCGCCGCACGACACGGCCGCCTGCACGGCCGACTTTTTCTCCTACCGGGCCGAAGGCGGACGGACCGGCCGTATGCTGGGCTTCATCGGACGTCGGGCATAG
- a CDS encoding SDR family oxidoreductase, whose product MDLRDRIVFITGASSGLGAACAEAFARIGARLLLCARRLDRLEQLAKHLRRTYNADVHIFAVDVRDAAAVQQAIDNLPENWQAIEVLVNNAGLARALDPVYANKIEDIDLMVDTNVKGLLNVTRAVVPGMLARGRGHVINIGSIAGHEVYPGGTVYCATKHAVGAITRGLKLDLHGTPIRVSTVDPGMVGETEFSLVRFDGDAERAARVYEGTRPLTPADVAEAVVWCATRPPHVNVAEIILMPTDQSSATLIARRTHEAS is encoded by the coding sequence ATGGACTTACGAGACCGCATTGTCTTCATCACAGGGGCTTCTTCTGGCCTCGGCGCGGCCTGCGCCGAGGCGTTTGCGCGGATCGGCGCCCGGTTACTGCTCTGCGCCCGACGGCTGGACCGGCTGGAGCAACTGGCCAAACACCTGCGGCGCACGTACAACGCCGACGTGCACATTTTCGCGGTGGACGTGCGTGATGCGGCGGCCGTTCAGCAGGCCATCGACAACCTTCCCGAAAACTGGCAGGCCATCGAGGTGTTGGTCAACAATGCCGGGCTCGCACGGGCGCTCGATCCGGTCTATGCCAATAAAATCGAAGACATCGACCTGATGGTCGATACGAACGTCAAGGGCCTGCTCAACGTCACGCGGGCCGTGGTGCCGGGCATGCTGGCGCGCGGACGCGGGCACGTGATCAACATCGGATCGATTGCCGGGCACGAGGTCTATCCGGGCGGAACGGTCTACTGCGCCACCAAGCATGCCGTGGGGGCCATTACACGCGGCCTCAAGCTGGATCTGCACGGCACGCCGATCCGCGTCTCGACGGTCGATCCGGGCATGGTGGGCGAGACGGAATTCAGTCTGGTGCGCTTCGACGGCGACGCCGAGCGGGCCGCCCGCGTCTACGAAGGCACCCGACCGCTCACGCCCGCCGACGTGGCCGAGGCCGTGGTCTGGTGCGCCACCCGCCCGCCCCATGTCAACGTTGCCGAGATTATCTTGATGCCCACGGATCAATCCTCGGCCACCCTGATTGCCCGACGCACGCATGAAGCCTCGTAG
- a CDS encoding choice-of-anchor B family protein encodes MQSPLLPVTGQAVACVDGRAAGFSCNSVTLLSFLPLAAIDGDFSQDDTTAVEANDIWGWVDPETDRRYALVGLSNGVAVVEVTDPVRLRLVAFLPEPSHDHAHKTRPARTAHEGASLWRDIKTYGPYALVVSDNNPGHGLQVFDLRQLRTLSQTPARLDRWRIITASVPPTTWW; translated from the coding sequence GTGCAGAGCCCGCTGTTACCCGTGACCGGACAGGCGGTGGCGTGCGTGGACGGGCGGGCCGCCGGCTTTTCCTGCAACAGCGTTACGCTGCTGTCTTTTCTGCCGCTGGCCGCCATCGACGGCGACTTTTCGCAGGATGATACGACGGCGGTCGAAGCCAACGACATCTGGGGCTGGGTGGACCCGGAAACCGACCGCCGTTACGCCCTGGTGGGGTTGAGCAACGGGGTGGCGGTGGTGGAGGTGACCGATCCGGTGCGGCTGCGCCTGGTGGCGTTTCTGCCCGAGCCGTCCCATGACCACGCGCACAAGACCCGACCGGCTCGCACGGCGCACGAAGGCGCCAGCCTCTGGCGCGACATCAAGACCTATGGCCCCTATGCACTCGTGGTGAGCGACAACAACCCGGGCCATGGGCTGCAGGTGTTCGATCTGCGCCAGCTCCGGACGCTTTCGCAGACGCCGGCCCGGCTGGACCGGTGGCGCATTATCACGGCTTCGGTACCGCCCACAACGTGGTGGTGA
- a CDS encoding protein-L-isoaspartate(D-aspartate) O-methyltransferase translates to MIEDDPLYRRRRLRLVEALREKGIQDERVLEAIARVPRHLFVEPALRARAYDDVALPIGLKQTISQPFTVAYQTQLLEVRPGDRVLEIGTGSGYQAAILCALGARVFTIERHRSLLERALARLEALGYRVVARCGDGSQGWPAFAPFDGIVVTAGATEIPEALCAQLRVPEGDRPGGRLVIPVGGSHQQRMVRVRCTGPGTYETETLHVFRFVPLVRERDEARRRQS, encoded by the coding sequence ATGATCGAGGACGATCCCCTGTACCGACGGCGGCGTCTGCGTCTGGTGGAGGCGCTGCGGGAGAAGGGCATTCAGGACGAGCGCGTACTGGAGGCCATCGCCCGGGTGCCCCGTCATCTGTTCGTGGAACCCGCCCTGCGCGCCCGTGCCTACGACGATGTGGCGTTGCCGATCGGCCTGAAGCAGACCATCTCGCAACCCTTCACCGTAGCCTATCAAACCCAGCTCCTGGAAGTACGGCCGGGCGATCGCGTGCTGGAGATCGGCACGGGCAGCGGCTACCAGGCGGCCATCCTGTGCGCGCTGGGGGCCCGCGTGTTCACGATTGAGCGGCATCGGTCGCTGCTGGAGCGGGCCCTTGCCCGCCTGGAGGCGTTGGGCTACCGGGTGGTGGCCCGCTGTGGCGACGGCTCGCAGGGCTGGCCGGCCTTCGCCCCGTTCGACGGGATCGTGGTGACGGCCGGCGCGACGGAAATCCCGGAGGCTCTGTGCGCGCAGCTCCGGGTGCCCGAGGGCGATCGTCCCGGCGGCCGCCTGGTCATTCCGGTCGGCGGCAGCCACCAGCAACGCATGGTGCGCGTGCGCTGCACCGGACCCGGCACGTACGAGACCGAAACGCTGCACGTCTTCCGGTTCGTGCCGCTCGTGCGCGAGCGCGACGAGGCGCGGCGGCGTCAGTCCTGA
- the cdaA gene encoding diadenylate cyclase CdaA: protein MTLVHWIIPIRLVDLLEIALVAYVLYKLYQLMRGTLAVQIFLGVMAIYLLQVIVTALDMTMLRRFFSALSEVAVLAVIILFQPEIRRLLVMVAQTPLLRRFVAAPVREEVINEVCAAVAEMSRLRIGGLIAFERSTGLRHYIETGTILNARISRELLLTIFYDKNPLHDGAVIIRNQVIAAARCILPVSTSMKLSPHLGLRHRAAVGLTEQTDAFVVVVSEETGTISVAQQGELISNLTAAELRTLLIEALEARPAVEAEEETSVNLQS, encoded by the coding sequence GTGACGCTCGTTCACTGGATCATCCCGATTCGCCTGGTCGATCTCCTGGAGATCGCCCTGGTGGCCTACGTGCTCTACAAGCTCTACCAGCTCATGCGCGGCACGCTGGCCGTGCAGATCTTTCTGGGCGTCATGGCCATCTACCTGCTGCAGGTGATCGTGACGGCGCTCGACATGACCATGCTGCGCCGCTTTTTCAGCGCGCTCAGCGAGGTGGCCGTGCTGGCGGTGATTATCCTGTTTCAGCCCGAAATTCGGCGGCTGCTCGTCATGGTGGCGCAGACGCCTCTCCTGCGGCGTTTTGTGGCGGCACCGGTCCGGGAAGAGGTGATCAACGAGGTCTGCGCGGCCGTGGCCGAGATGAGCCGATTACGCATCGGGGGGCTGATCGCGTTTGAGCGCTCCACCGGCCTTCGGCATTACATCGAGACGGGTACCATCCTGAATGCCCGGATCTCGCGCGAACTGCTGCTTACGATTTTCTACGACAAAAACCCGCTGCACGATGGGGCCGTCATCATTCGCAACCAGGTGATTGCGGCGGCCCGCTGCATTCTTCCCGTTTCGACGAGCATGAAGTTGAGCCCGCACCTGGGACTGCGGCACCGGGCGGCGGTGGGGCTGACCGAGCAGACCGACGCCTTTGTGGTTGTGGTGTCGGAGGAGACCGGGACGATTTCCGTGGCCCAGCAGGGTGAATTGATCTCCAACCTGACGGCCGCCGAGTTGCGCACGCTGCTGATCGAGGCGCTGGAGGCGCGTCCGGCCGTCGAGGCCGAAGAAGAAACGTCGGTGAACCTGCAGTCATGA
- a CDS encoding transporter: MPYLRLRAYGLITALLCLAGSVQAQTPPLTADRPGIGIGTGVVLPETFQIEGGFAYDRAPRFNGYSFGQVLLRYGLNPLVELRAGLQSYRIEDYPRNVELKGFQDPTVGFKVALHDRSGLYVPSAAALFEVRLPVGDRVFRAASVQPTATLALDWPLLPGFSISANGTFTSYWVDSRRFDEGLMTATLNVTLSETLPSGAYFGYAQLFVPGRNQHYLEGGLTLLLTPDIQFDVNGGVGLHERETYFIGAGLVRRFRF; encoded by the coding sequence ATGCCGTACCTCAGACTACGTGCATACGGGCTGATTACGGCCCTGCTGTGCCTTGCTGGCTCGGTTCAGGCCCAGACGCCGCCGCTTACCGCGGATCGGCCCGGCATTGGAATCGGAACCGGAGTGGTGCTACCCGAGACCTTCCAGATCGAAGGCGGATTTGCCTACGACCGGGCGCCCCGCTTCAACGGCTATAGCTTCGGCCAGGTGCTGTTGCGCTACGGCCTGAATCCCCTCGTGGAGCTACGAGCGGGACTCCAGTCTTACCGGATCGAAGACTACCCGCGCAACGTGGAACTGAAAGGCTTTCAGGATCCGACGGTGGGCTTCAAAGTGGCGCTCCACGACCGCAGCGGTCTGTACGTGCCCTCGGCGGCGGCGCTGTTCGAGGTGCGCCTGCCCGTAGGCGACCGGGTCTTTCGGGCGGCATCGGTGCAGCCCACCGCCACGCTGGCCCTCGACTGGCCGCTGTTACCGGGCTTCAGCATTTCGGCCAACGGCACGTTCACGAGCTACTGGGTGGACAGTCGGCGTTTCGACGAAGGGCTGATGACCGCCACGCTGAACGTCACGCTCTCGGAGACGCTGCCTTCGGGCGCGTACTTCGGCTACGCGCAGCTGTTCGTGCCGGGCCGCAATCAGCACTATCTGGAAGGCGGCCTGACGCTGCTGCTCACGCCGGACATTCAGTTCGATGTGAACGGCGGGGTTGGTCTGCACGAGCGGGAGACCTATTTTATCGGGGCCGGACTGGTTCGACGCTTCCGCTTCTGA
- the tenA gene encoding thiaminase II — translation MPDEIKLPEFPLAPPSSLFARLRQAVAEDWLAYTQHPFVQQLGKGTLPEAAFRHYLVQDYRFLIHFARAWALALVKADTLEDMRHAADTISALLHDEMKLHVRYCARWGLSEAELEDAPEARANLAYTRYVLERGFSGDVLDLQVALAPCIVGYAEIGRALHAQFAETLPQNPYRDWIETYAGEAYQQVARNAILQLDRLAARRLTEARFPELVETFRQATRLEVAFWDMGLTQSF, via the coding sequence ATGCCCGACGAAATCAAGCTGCCCGAGTTTCCGCTGGCGCCACCGTCGAGTCTGTTTGCCCGACTGCGCCAGGCCGTGGCCGAAGACTGGCTGGCCTACACGCAACATCCTTTTGTGCAGCAACTGGGCAAAGGGACGCTGCCCGAAGCGGCCTTCCGGCACTACCTGGTTCAGGATTATCGGTTTCTTATTCACTTTGCGCGGGCCTGGGCACTGGCGCTTGTCAAGGCCGACACACTCGAAGACATGCGCCATGCGGCCGATACGATCTCGGCGCTGCTGCACGACGAGATGAAGCTGCATGTGCGCTACTGCGCCCGCTGGGGTCTGAGCGAAGCCGAACTGGAAGACGCGCCCGAAGCGCGGGCCAACCTCGCCTACACGCGCTACGTGCTCGAACGCGGCTTTTCGGGCGATGTGCTCGACCTGCAGGTAGCCCTGGCCCCCTGCATCGTGGGCTATGCCGAGATCGGCCGGGCCCTGCATGCCCAGTTTGCCGAAACGCTGCCGCAGAATCCCTATCGGGACTGGATCGAAACCTACGCCGGTGAGGCCTACCAGCAGGTGGCCCGAAATGCCATCCTGCAACTGGACCGCCTGGCGGCCCGTCGGCTGACCGAGGCGCGCTTCCCTGAGCTGGTCGAGACCTTCCGCCAGGCCACCCGGCTCGAAGTCGCCTTCTGGGACATGGGTCTGACGCAGAGCTTCTGA